A window from Cellulomonas sp. C5510 encodes these proteins:
- a CDS encoding GtrA family protein translates to MTSSSAPGVVAPRRAPGDRGWRDGLRARALELARFGSVGTVAFVVDMGTYNLLRFGPVDVLHGKPLTARIVAVLLATLVSWIGSRHWTFADQRTARRGREFVLFALINVVGIGLTVGSLAFSHYVLGLTGPFADNVANVAGIALGTIGRYVGYKLFVFTGTATLPVALAEVGHEAREHEQHVVPLGTVPYPRAGRDAEPA, encoded by the coding sequence GTGACCTCCTCCAGCGCGCCGGGCGTCGTGGCGCCCCGGCGCGCACCCGGGGACCGCGGCTGGCGCGACGGCCTGCGGGCGCGTGCGCTGGAGCTCGCGCGGTTCGGGTCGGTCGGCACGGTGGCGTTCGTCGTGGACATGGGCACCTACAACCTGCTGCGCTTCGGGCCGGTCGACGTGCTGCACGGCAAGCCGCTCACCGCCCGCATCGTGGCGGTGCTCCTCGCGACGCTGGTGTCCTGGATCGGCAGCCGGCACTGGACGTTCGCCGACCAGCGCACGGCGCGGCGGGGCCGGGAGTTCGTGCTGTTCGCGCTCATCAACGTGGTCGGCATCGGGCTGACCGTCGGGTCGCTGGCGTTCTCGCACTACGTGCTGGGGCTCACCGGCCCGTTCGCTGACAACGTCGCGAACGTGGCCGGCATCGCCCTGGGCACCATCGGGCGGTACGTCGGCTACAAGCTGTTCGTGTTCACGGGCACGGCGACCCTCCCGGTCGCGCTCGCCGAGGTGGGGCACGAGGCGCGCGAGCACGAGCAGCATGTCGTGCCGCTCGGTACGGTGCCGTACCCGCGCGCCGGCCGGGACGCGGAACCCGCGTAG
- a CDS encoding LCP family protein, with protein MARPEDRNPRDAGRGTPPSFSPAGGGRRPSADGAVPVGPPPERPAAPSRTSGQRPSRPAAPGRPAAGRAERGPGASPAGGPAAFSPGGARPADDAPRPVRVSGRNPDGTPVAGARPDAAPGRPGPARSSVREGSSAVPLGAGDRPARRSAPAGPGSARPAGSTGPAGPGAPDPAAPPAPRRRRRGRVIALVTVLVLLLLVAWPVGLVLWADGKVKHVDALSGAAGTPGTTYLLSGSDSREDGAIEDSETVGARTDTILLLQVPESGPAALISLPRDTYVEIPGQGPSKLNAAYSWGGAPLLVQTVEQLTGLTVDHYVEVGFGGVEQLVDAVGGVDLCLDGSTGITFPVNEPKSGLVWDAPGCKTVDGVQALAFSRMRYADPSGDIGRGMRQRQLISAVASKAEDPSLLLQPGKQVALVDAGTGALTASEGTGVVDLGRLALAFRSASGPDGITGTPPIASMDYRPGGIGSTVLLDPDQTPAFFAGIRDGSLPPGVVGGVPAS; from the coding sequence GTGGCACGCCCCGAGGACCGCAACCCCCGCGACGCCGGTCGCGGCACCCCGCCGAGCTTCTCGCCGGCGGGCGGCGGCCGGCGGCCGTCCGCCGACGGCGCCGTGCCCGTCGGCCCGCCGCCGGAGCGCCCCGCGGCGCCGTCCCGGACCTCCGGGCAACGCCCGAGCCGTCCCGCCGCGCCCGGCCGCCCCGCCGCGGGGCGCGCCGAGCGGGGCCCCGGCGCGTCACCCGCGGGAGGCCCGGCTGCGTTCAGCCCGGGCGGTGCCCGGCCCGCCGACGACGCGCCGCGCCCGGTGCGCGTGTCGGGTCGCAACCCCGACGGGACCCCCGTCGCGGGCGCGCGCCCCGACGCCGCGCCCGGGCGCCCCGGCCCGGCCCGCTCGTCCGTCCGCGAGGGCTCGTCCGCCGTCCCGCTCGGCGCCGGCGACCGGCCCGCACGCCGCAGCGCGCCCGCCGGGCCGGGCAGCGCCCGTCCCGCGGGGTCGACCGGTCCCGCCGGTCCCGGCGCGCCCGACCCCGCCGCCCCGCCGGCACCCCGCCGCCGGCGCCGCGGCCGCGTGATCGCCCTCGTCACGGTCCTCGTGCTGCTGCTGCTCGTCGCCTGGCCGGTCGGGCTCGTCCTGTGGGCCGACGGCAAGGTCAAGCACGTCGACGCGCTGTCCGGTGCGGCCGGCACCCCGGGGACCACCTACCTGCTGTCGGGCTCGGACTCCCGCGAGGACGGCGCGATCGAGGACTCCGAGACGGTCGGCGCCCGCACGGACACGATCCTGCTGCTGCAGGTGCCAGAGTCAGGGCCGGCGGCACTCATCTCGCTGCCCCGTGACACGTACGTCGAGATCCCCGGTCAGGGCCCGAGCAAGCTGAACGCGGCGTACTCCTGGGGCGGCGCGCCCCTGCTGGTGCAGACCGTCGAGCAGCTGACGGGCCTGACGGTCGACCACTACGTCGAGGTCGGTTTCGGCGGGGTCGAGCAGCTCGTCGACGCGGTCGGCGGCGTGGACCTGTGCCTGGACGGCAGTACCGGCATCACGTTCCCCGTCAACGAGCCGAAGTCGGGCCTCGTCTGGGACGCGCCCGGCTGCAAGACCGTCGACGGCGTGCAGGCCCTGGCGTTCTCCCGGATGCGCTACGCGGACCCGTCCGGCGACATCGGCCGTGGCATGCGCCAGCGCCAGCTCATCTCGGCCGTGGCGTCGAAGGCGGAGGACCCGTCGCTGCTGCTCCAGCCCGGCAAGCAGGTGGCGCTGGTCGACGCCGGGACCGGGGCGCTCACCGCGAGCGAGGGCACCGGTGTGGTCGACCTGGGACGTCTCGCGCTGGCGTTCCGCTCGGCGTCCGGTCCCGACGGGATCACCGGCACGCCGCCCATCGCGAGCATGGACTACCGGCCCGGCGGCATCGGGTCGACCGTGCTGCTCGACCCCGATCAGACCCCGGCGTTCTTCGCGGGCATCCGCGACGGCTCCCTGCCGCCGGGCGTCGTCGGCGGGGTGCCCGCCTCGTAG
- the rfbB gene encoding dTDP-glucose 4,6-dehydratase, with protein MRMLVTGGAGFIGSNFVHQVVREHPEVEVTVLDALTYAGDEKSLAPVWDKVTFAKGSITDHDIVDDLVKNTDVVVHFAAESHNDNSLHDPWPFVHTNVIGTYTLLEAVRRYDVRYHHISTDEVYGDLELDDPAKFTPDTPYNPSSPYSSTKASSDLLVRAWARSFGVRATISNCSNNYGPYQHVEKFIPRQITNVVDGIRPKLYGTGENVRDWIHVEDHNSAVWDIITKGRTGETYLIGADGEENNKAVVELILELMGQSPDAYDLVSDRPGHDLRYAIDSTKLRTELGWQPRYTTFRDGLAATIDWYRANEAWWRPQKDATEAKYAQLGR; from the coding sequence GTGCGCATGCTCGTCACCGGCGGAGCCGGATTCATCGGCTCCAACTTCGTCCACCAGGTGGTGCGCGAGCACCCGGAGGTCGAGGTCACCGTGCTCGACGCGCTGACCTACGCGGGCGACGAGAAGAGCCTGGCCCCCGTGTGGGACAAGGTGACGTTCGCCAAGGGCAGCATCACGGACCACGACATCGTCGACGACCTCGTGAAGAACACCGACGTCGTCGTGCACTTCGCCGCCGAGTCGCACAACGACAACTCGCTGCACGACCCGTGGCCGTTCGTGCACACGAACGTCATCGGCACGTACACGCTGCTCGAGGCCGTGCGGCGGTACGACGTGCGCTACCACCACATCTCCACCGACGAGGTCTACGGCGACCTGGAGCTGGACGACCCGGCGAAGTTCACGCCGGACACCCCGTACAACCCGTCGAGCCCGTACTCGTCGACCAAGGCGTCGTCCGACCTGCTGGTGCGCGCGTGGGCGCGGTCGTTCGGGGTGCGCGCGACCATCTCGAACTGCTCGAACAACTACGGGCCGTACCAGCACGTCGAGAAGTTCATCCCGCGGCAGATCACCAACGTCGTCGACGGCATCCGCCCCAAGCTGTACGGCACGGGCGAGAACGTCCGCGACTGGATCCACGTCGAGGACCACAACTCCGCGGTGTGGGACATCATCACGAAGGGCCGCACCGGCGAGACCTACCTCATCGGCGCCGACGGCGAGGAGAACAACAAGGCCGTCGTCGAGCTCATCCTCGAGCTCATGGGCCAGTCCCCCGACGCGTACGACCTGGTCAGCGACCGCCCCGGCCACGACCTGCGGTACGCGATCGACTCGACGAAGCTCCGCACCGAGCTCGGCTGGCAGCCGCGGTACACGACGTTCCGCGACGGCCTGGCCGCGACGATCGACTGGTACCGCGCGAACGAGGCCTGGTGGCGGCCGCAGAAGGACGCCACCGAGGCGAAGTACGCCCAGCTCGGGCGCTGA
- a CDS encoding LCP family protein gives MTSRHAAPARPRVVRHGRPRRSHGVLRGVALTVVAVLCFGASGAAALYVRLNSNIETIDASGLISAMPQPTATGPADPDDPNAGRDVNILLMGSDERDGENEAIGGYVGGMRSDTTIVAHIAADRSRVELISIPRDSLVDIPACTMSDGSTTYAQNNAMFNSAFSIGADNGGDIASAAACTVNTVQANTGVRIDHFVVVDFAGFTKMVDAIGGVPMCIPNEMSAPKAGLYLNAGNQTLDGTQALAFARARTGVGVGDGSDTNRLGRQQELLASVVREVLGKNLLTDITQLIRFLDSATESLSIDSGFSSISDMAGLAYSLRNTSAANISFMTIPFAAAPSDPNRVVWTSEADTIWANVAADQPMLTGSSQDPGTDPGTDTGADPGTGTDTGADPGTGTDTGTGTDPGTGTDPGTGTGTGTDPGTDPGTGTGTEQPQTPSSPTPDPVETREAGKEAFSANDVTAVCG, from the coding sequence GTGACCTCCCGCCACGCCGCTCCCGCACGCCCGCGCGTCGTCCGGCACGGCCGCCCCCGGCGCAGCCACGGCGTGCTGCGGGGCGTCGCCCTGACGGTGGTGGCGGTGCTCTGCTTCGGCGCCTCCGGCGCGGCCGCGCTCTACGTGCGGCTGAACAGCAACATCGAGACGATCGACGCGTCCGGCCTCATCTCCGCGATGCCGCAGCCCACCGCCACGGGCCCCGCCGACCCGGACGACCCGAACGCCGGCCGCGACGTCAACATCCTGCTGATGGGCTCGGACGAGCGCGACGGCGAGAACGAGGCGATCGGCGGATACGTCGGCGGCATGCGCTCGGACACCACCATCGTCGCCCACATCGCCGCCGACCGCAGCCGGGTGGAGCTCATCTCGATCCCCCGCGACTCCCTGGTCGACATCCCCGCCTGCACCATGAGCGACGGGTCGACGACGTACGCGCAGAACAACGCGATGTTCAACTCCGCGTTCTCGATCGGTGCGGACAACGGCGGTGACATCGCCTCGGCCGCAGCCTGCACCGTCAACACCGTGCAGGCGAACACCGGCGTCCGCATCGACCACTTCGTCGTGGTGGACTTCGCGGGCTTCACCAAGATGGTCGACGCCATCGGCGGGGTGCCGATGTGCATCCCGAACGAGATGTCCGCCCCGAAGGCCGGGCTCTACCTGAACGCCGGGAACCAGACCCTCGACGGCACGCAGGCGCTCGCGTTCGCGCGGGCGCGCACCGGCGTCGGCGTCGGCGACGGGTCGGACACCAACCGGCTCGGCCGGCAGCAGGAGCTGCTCGCGTCCGTGGTGCGCGAGGTGCTCGGCAAGAACCTGCTCACCGACATCACGCAGCTCATCCGGTTCCTCGACTCCGCCACGGAGTCCCTGTCGATCGACAGCGGCTTCAGCTCGATCTCCGACATGGCCGGGCTCGCCTACAGCCTGCGGAACACCTCGGCTGCGAACATCTCTTTCATGACGATCCCGTTCGCCGCGGCCCCGAGCGACCCGAACCGGGTGGTGTGGACCTCCGAGGCCGACACGATCTGGGCCAACGTCGCCGCCGACCAGCCGATGCTGACCGGGAGCAGCCAGGACCCGGGCACCGACCCCGGCACGGACACCGGTGCCGACCCCGGGACCGGCACGGACACCGGCGCCGACCCCGGGACCGGCACGGACACCGGCACCGGCACGGATCCCGGCACCGGCACCGACCCCGGCACCGGCACCGGCACCGGCACGGATCCCGGCACGGATCCCGGCACGGGGACCGGCACCGAGCAGCCGCAGACGCCCTCCTCCCCCACGCCGGACCCGGTCGAGACCCGTGAGGCCGGCAAGGAGGCGTTCTCCGCCAACGACGTCACCGCCGTCTGCGGCTGA
- a CDS encoding DUF4214 domain-containing protein, with the protein MILRFLLAFSVVVTGAGLGVPPDSSASAVLGTAAAAEPAAVDADTAQAAQPAAVGSAAGTDPDLTVSSATLVVASAADAERATAATLGLDAATTDGSSATPDDAAPGPAAPARPTPSASPAPSASPEPSASPTGTAVPDPSPEAARAEGTARAAGTPEAARVTEDEAADAATVDPDAEPVVADGLTAEDRVVTPAVETADVQTIGVTWPQDADGTELVPQVRTRVGDEWSGWSEMEVGDSAPDAGTADAAAAARGGTDSFWIGDVDAVQLSFAATATGGPDDLDLTLVGSDLVEPGSATAVQDASSTGDAVFRTALATTGTADVVQTAAAPGVITRAQWGARAPVCTPDTASTLVGAVVHHTAGSNSYSSVAAAMQQIRNDQAYHIDGRKWCDIGYNFIVDKWGNIYEGRVNSSIAPVIGVHAGGFNTGTVGIAMLGTYSAVPSAATQDAVGRVIGWRLGRYGVNPQGSMSYYTGNGENSRYKNTTVSLPRVFGHRDVSYTACPGDGGYAALGNIRAVAAANLVSAMPAATARAVVKALYQDLLGRAPDAGGLASWSNALQSGLGQPELVRALTGSEEYVRLRVTQAYQEVLGRAPEPSGLQYWRDRIFSGQATVDDVKRRFYDSQEYYNRSGGTPEGYVDLLYQTMFERSASASERSYWSGQIGVVGRSRVVDSIWFSTEAAMWRAGKYYETFLRRTAEWNGRVYWAGILQSSGEGAIREGIAGSTEYRNLAVKNYPS; encoded by the coding sequence ATGATCTTGCGTTTTCTTCTCGCCTTCTCCGTGGTCGTCACGGGGGCAGGGCTCGGCGTGCCACCCGATTCCTCCGCGTCCGCCGTCCTCGGCACCGCGGCCGCGGCGGAGCCCGCAGCCGTCGACGCCGACACCGCACAGGCCGCGCAGCCTGCCGCGGTCGGCTCGGCGGCGGGAACCGACCCGGATCTCACCGTCTCGAGCGCGACGCTCGTGGTGGCCTCGGCTGCGGACGCCGAGCGCGCGACCGCCGCGACGCTCGGGCTGGACGCGGCCACCACGGACGGGTCGTCCGCCACGCCCGACGACGCGGCACCCGGCCCAGCCGCGCCGGCGAGGCCGACGCCGTCCGCGTCACCCGCGCCGTCGGCCTCTCCCGAACCGTCCGCGTCACCGACGGGGACGGCCGTCCCGGACCCCTCCCCGGAGGCTGCCCGTGCCGAGGGGACAGCACGCGCGGCGGGGACGCCGGAGGCGGCCCGCGTGACGGAGGACGAGGCGGCCGACGCCGCTACCGTCGACCCGGACGCGGAGCCCGTCGTCGCGGACGGGCTCACGGCGGAGGACCGCGTCGTCACGCCGGCCGTCGAGACCGCCGACGTCCAGACGATCGGCGTGACCTGGCCGCAGGACGCCGACGGGACCGAGCTGGTTCCGCAGGTCCGCACCCGCGTCGGTGACGAGTGGTCCGGGTGGTCGGAGATGGAGGTCGGCGACTCGGCCCCCGACGCCGGGACCGCGGACGCCGCGGCGGCGGCGCGTGGCGGCACCGACTCGTTCTGGATCGGCGACGTCGACGCGGTGCAGCTGTCGTTCGCCGCGACGGCCACCGGCGGCCCCGACGACCTGGACCTCACGCTCGTCGGCTCCGACCTGGTGGAGCCGGGGTCCGCGACCGCGGTGCAGGACGCCTCGAGCACCGGCGACGCGGTGTTCCGCACGGCGCTCGCCACCACGGGGACCGCCGATGTCGTGCAGACCGCCGCGGCACCTGGCGTCATCACCCGGGCGCAGTGGGGCGCACGCGCGCCGGTGTGCACACCCGACACGGCGAGCACGCTGGTCGGTGCGGTGGTGCACCACACGGCGGGCAGCAACTCCTACAGCTCGGTCGCCGCGGCGATGCAGCAGATCAGGAACGACCAGGCGTACCACATCGACGGTCGCAAGTGGTGCGACATCGGCTACAACTTCATCGTCGACAAGTGGGGGAACATCTACGAGGGCCGCGTCAACAGCTCGATCGCACCCGTGATCGGCGTGCACGCCGGCGGGTTCAACACCGGCACGGTCGGCATCGCGATGCTGGGCACGTACAGCGCGGTGCCGTCGGCCGCGACGCAGGACGCGGTCGGGCGGGTCATCGGCTGGCGGCTCGGGCGCTACGGCGTCAACCCGCAGGGCTCGATGTCGTACTACACCGGCAACGGCGAGAACTCCCGCTACAAGAACACCACGGTGAGCCTGCCGCGGGTGTTCGGGCACCGTGACGTGTCCTACACGGCCTGCCCGGGCGACGGCGGCTACGCGGCACTGGGGAACATCCGCGCCGTGGCTGCGGCCAACCTCGTGTCCGCGATGCCCGCGGCCACCGCACGGGCTGTGGTGAAGGCGTTGTACCAGGATCTGCTGGGTCGGGCGCCGGACGCTGGGGGTCTGGCGTCGTGGTCGAACGCGTTGCAGTCCGGGCTCGGCCAGCCTGAGCTGGTCCGGGCGCTCACCGGCAGTGAGGAGTACGTGCGGTTGCGGGTGACGCAGGCGTACCAGGAGGTGCTGGGTCGGGCGCCGGAACCGTCGGGGTTGCAGTACTGGCGGGATCGGATCTTCTCGGGCCAGGCGACGGTGGATGACGTGAAGCGTCGGTTCTACGACTCGCAGGAGTACTACAACCGCTCGGGTGGGACGCCGGAGGGGTACGTCGACCTGCTGTACCAGACGATGTTCGAGCGGTCGGCGTCGGCGAGCGAGCGGTCGTACTGGTCGGGGCAGATCGGTGTGGTGGGCCGGTCGCGTGTGGTGGACTCGATCTGGTTCTCGACGGAGGCGGCGATGTGGCGGGCGGGGAAGTACTACGAGACGTTCCTGCGTCGTACGGCGGAGTGGAACGGTCGGGTGTACTGGGCCGGCATCCTGCAGAGCTCCGGCGAGGGCGCGATCCGCGAGGGCATCGCGGGCAGCACCGAGTACCGCAACCTGGCCGTGAAGAACTACCCCTCCTGA
- a CDS encoding 5-(carboxyamino)imidazole ribonucleotide synthase, translating to MAAPVVAVVGGGQLARMMAPAATALGLHLRVLVEDAASSAAQVVVDAPVGAAADPVAVEALVAGADALTFEHEHVPGGLLTELVDRGVAVRPGPDALVHAQDKIVMRTRLTGLGVPCPRWAAVGSRDDLAAFLAAGDGAAVVKTARGGYDGKGVRVVRDAGGADDWLAAAADGTGAPLLAEERVPFTRELAALVARAPSGEVRTWPVVESVQVDGVCSEVVAPAPGLDPRTAAEAEGIARAVAEGLDVTGVLAVELFEVPDPDGGAPRVLVNELAMRPHNSGHWTIDGAVTSQFEQHLRAVLDLPLGSTEARAPWTVMANVLGSSREVLTDGLAEVAALDPGAKVHLYGKGVRPGRKLGHVTVTGDDLDDVRRRAAAAAAVLRGDTA from the coding sequence GTGGCAGCACCCGTGGTGGCAGTGGTCGGTGGCGGTCAGCTCGCGCGCATGATGGCGCCGGCGGCGACCGCGTTGGGGCTCCACCTGCGGGTGCTGGTCGAGGACGCCGCGTCGTCGGCGGCGCAGGTCGTCGTGGACGCCCCGGTCGGCGCGGCCGCGGACCCGGTGGCCGTCGAGGCGCTGGTCGCGGGGGCGGACGCCCTGACCTTCGAGCACGAGCACGTGCCCGGTGGCCTGCTCACGGAGCTGGTGGACCGCGGCGTGGCCGTGCGGCCCGGCCCGGACGCGCTGGTGCACGCGCAGGACAAGATCGTCATGCGGACGCGGCTGACGGGGCTCGGCGTGCCGTGCCCCCGCTGGGCGGCCGTGGGCTCCCGCGACGACCTGGCGGCGTTCCTCGCGGCGGGCGACGGCGCCGCGGTCGTGAAGACCGCGCGCGGCGGCTACGACGGCAAGGGCGTGCGCGTGGTGCGGGACGCCGGCGGGGCGGACGACTGGCTGGCCGCGGCGGCCGACGGGACCGGGGCGCCGCTGCTGGCGGAGGAGCGGGTGCCGTTCACGCGCGAGCTGGCGGCCCTGGTCGCCCGCGCCCCGTCCGGCGAGGTCCGCACGTGGCCGGTCGTCGAGTCGGTCCAGGTCGACGGGGTCTGCTCCGAGGTGGTCGCGCCGGCGCCCGGGCTGGACCCGCGCACCGCCGCCGAGGCCGAGGGCATCGCCCGCGCGGTGGCCGAGGGCCTGGACGTCACGGGCGTGCTCGCCGTCGAGCTGTTCGAGGTGCCGGACCCCGACGGCGGCGCCCCGCGGGTGCTCGTGAACGAGCTCGCGATGCGGCCCCACAACTCCGGGCACTGGACCATCGACGGCGCCGTCACGAGCCAGTTCGAGCAGCACCTGCGCGCGGTCCTCGACCTGCCGCTCGGCTCGACGGAGGCCCGCGCGCCCTGGACCGTCATGGCGAACGTCCTCGGCAGCAGCCGGGAGGTCCTCACGGACGGGCTGGCCGAGGTGGCCGCCCTCGACCCCGGTGCCAAGGTGCACCTGTACGGCAAGGGCGTGCGCCCCGGCCGCAAGCTCGGCCACGTCACGGTGACCGGCGACGACCTGGACGACGTCCGCCGCAGGGCCGCCGCCGCCGCAGCCGTGCTGCGCGGCGACACCGCCTGA
- the purE gene encoding 5-(carboxyamino)imidazole ribonucleotide mutase yields MDPLVGIVMGSDSDWPVMEAAAQALAELEVPVEVDVVSAHRQPDKMVAYGRGAADRGLRVVVAGAGGAAHLPGMLAAVTPLPVVGVPVPLSRLDGLDSLLSIVQMPAGVPVATVSIGGARNAGLLAARIIGSGTDETARRVAAAMRAFQDDLRAQADAKGERLRAQHGDGRRPAVGFGG; encoded by the coding sequence ATGGACCCGCTCGTCGGCATCGTCATGGGCTCGGACTCGGACTGGCCCGTCATGGAGGCCGCGGCGCAGGCGCTCGCGGAGCTCGAGGTGCCGGTGGAGGTCGACGTCGTGTCGGCCCACCGCCAGCCGGACAAGATGGTCGCGTACGGCCGCGGGGCGGCGGACCGCGGCCTGCGGGTGGTCGTCGCCGGTGCGGGCGGCGCCGCCCACCTGCCCGGCATGCTCGCCGCGGTGACACCGCTGCCCGTGGTGGGCGTCCCGGTGCCGCTGTCCCGGCTGGACGGCCTGGACTCGCTGCTGTCGATCGTCCAGATGCCCGCGGGCGTGCCGGTCGCGACCGTCTCCATCGGCGGCGCGCGCAACGCCGGCCTGCTCGCGGCGCGCATCATCGGGTCGGGCACCGACGAGACCGCGCGCCGGGTCGCTGCGGCCATGCGCGCGTTCCAGGACGACCTGCGGGCGCAGGCCGACGCCAAGGGGGAGCGGCTGCGCGCCCAGCACGGCGACGGGCGCCGGCCGGCCGTGGGCTTCGGGGGCTGA
- a CDS encoding acyltransferase: MTTTAPARTHAPAAPSPAVPGRGSRLAALDGLRFLAAAGVLAYHFTTRETDAWGRDLAEVAPAVSSWAVYASLGPELFFVISGFVILMTAWGRSVPDIVGSRVGRLYPAYWVAVLATGALLLLIWPGKEVTGGQVLVNLTLLQSLVDVNHVDGVYWTLWVELRFYLLIALFAAFGITRRRVLWFAALWPAAAMLARAAGLTDAVVWLVAPYAPLFAAGMVLYVIHRTGHALVPWLLVAGNAALATAALVPARMASLGENSVVAPRPALLTVTLLGCVALVALVALTPVARWRWAGLTAAGALTYPLYLTHEYWGLWVVHLLSGRVPVWAVLTAATALSLVLAWLVHRFVEKPVGPRLRRTTTAACERLRDRVVAAAGAVRSGYEAGTPPTTPGGREPSRMPAKNAGV, from the coding sequence GTGACGACCACCGCGCCGGCCCGGACCCACGCCCCCGCCGCCCCGTCGCCCGCCGTCCCCGGACGCGGCTCGCGGCTCGCGGCGCTCGACGGGCTGCGCTTCCTCGCCGCCGCGGGTGTGCTGGCCTACCACTTCACGACCCGGGAGACCGACGCCTGGGGCAGGGACCTCGCCGAGGTCGCACCCGCCGTGTCCTCCTGGGCCGTCTACGCCTCCCTCGGGCCCGAGCTGTTCTTCGTGATCAGCGGCTTCGTCATCCTCATGACCGCCTGGGGCCGCTCCGTGCCGGACATCGTCGGCTCCCGCGTCGGTCGCCTGTACCCGGCGTACTGGGTCGCGGTCCTGGCGACCGGGGCCCTGCTGCTGCTGATCTGGCCCGGCAAGGAGGTCACCGGCGGCCAGGTGCTGGTGAACCTGACGCTGCTGCAGAGCCTCGTCGACGTCAACCACGTCGACGGCGTCTACTGGACGCTGTGGGTGGAGCTGCGGTTCTACCTGCTGATCGCGCTGTTCGCCGCCTTCGGGATCACCCGCCGACGGGTGCTGTGGTTCGCGGCGCTGTGGCCGGCGGCCGCGATGCTCGCCCGGGCCGCGGGCCTCACGGACGCGGTCGTGTGGCTGGTCGCGCCGTACGCGCCGCTGTTCGCAGCCGGGATGGTGCTGTACGTCATCCACCGCACGGGACACGCCCTCGTGCCGTGGCTGCTGGTCGCGGGCAACGCGGCCCTGGCCACCGCCGCGCTGGTCCCGGCACGCATGGCCTCGCTCGGCGAGAACTCCGTCGTCGCGCCGCGCCCCGCGCTGCTCACCGTCACGCTGCTCGGCTGCGTCGCGCTGGTCGCGCTGGTGGCGTTGACGCCCGTCGCCCGCTGGCGCTGGGCGGGCCTGACGGCGGCGGGCGCGTTGACGTACCCGCTGTACCTGACGCACGAGTACTGGGGGCTGTGGGTCGTGCACCTGCTGTCCGGGCGCGTCCCCGTGTGGGCCGTGCTCACGGCCGCGACCGCACTGTCGCTGGTGCTGGCGTGGCTGGTGCACCGGTTCGTGGAGAAGCCCGTCGGCCCGCGCCTGCGCCGGACCACGACAGCGGCGTGCGAGCGGCTGCGGGACCGCGTCGTGGCGGCCGCCGGCGCCGTGCGGTCGGGCTACGAGGCGGGCACCCCGCCGACGACGCCCGGCGGCAGGGAGCCGTCGCGGATGCCCGCGAAGAACGCCGGGGTCTGA